One window of the Shewanella litorisediminis genome contains the following:
- the trhA gene encoding PAQR family membrane homeostasis protein TrhA: MPSTQTSSVSASASVNANTTQAPAAYCEREELANTLSHGIGVLAALIGTAAMLHDSIGHLSVLQTLGVGLYGLSMVLLFACSTAYHWTRSPALKRRFKLFDHCAIYLLIAGTYTPFVLITLEGAGVDWVLAAIWLLALGGIGFKLLFLHRFKAFSLVLYLAMGWLCMAVLDQMIAGLTDTGFTLLLTGGLFYSLGVVFYAVKRIPFNHAIWHLFVLGGAISHFLCIYLTVIPKG, translated from the coding sequence ATGCCTTCAACCCAAACCAGCAGCGTCTCAGCCTCTGCCTCCGTCAATGCCAACACCACGCAGGCGCCAGCCGCTTATTGTGAACGGGAAGAGCTGGCTAATACCTTAAGCCATGGTATCGGGGTGCTGGCGGCGCTGATTGGCACTGCAGCCATGTTGCATGACAGCATTGGACATCTGAGTGTGCTGCAAACCCTCGGCGTTGGCCTCTATGGCCTTAGCATGGTGCTGCTGTTTGCCTGCTCTACCGCCTACCATTGGACCAGGTCGCCTGCGCTTAAACGCAGATTCAAGCTGTTTGATCACTGCGCCATTTACCTCCTGATCGCAGGAACCTATACCCCCTTTGTCCTCATTACGCTTGAAGGTGCCGGCGTAGATTGGGTGCTTGCCGCCATCTGGTTGCTTGCTCTCGGCGGAATAGGTTTCAAGCTGCTGTTTTTGCATCGCTTTAAAGCATTTAGCCTGGTGCTCTATCTTGCCATGGGTTGGCTGTGTATGGCCGTGCTCGACCAGATGATTGCAGGGCTGACCGACACTGGCTTTACCCTGCTGCTCACCGGCGGCCTGTTTTACAGCCTGGGGGTGGTGTTTTATGCGGTGAAACGCATCCCCTTCAACCACGCCATCTGGCATCTGTTTGTGCTTGGCGGCGCTATCAGTCATTTTTTGTGTATTTACCTGACGGTGATCCCCAAAGGCTGA
- the thiE gene encoding thiamine phosphate synthase, translating to MATIPLVERELSAKELSVRPVVWTIAGSDSGGGAGIQADLLTLHDLGCHGCSVITALTAQNSVAVTAVEPVSAAMLNAQLEALKADLYPSAVKIGLIGNQQQLEFLADWLGDNLPGVPVILDPVMVASCGDGLQSREEAPETDDVKGKPCLDFSPFVGKISLITPNKAELARLTGELLADDDALVIAADRLWQRFGGSVLAKGGDCPWQQPRAKDLLLLGDIPTISPLHRRQGFWLSGERVATAHNHGSGCTLSSAIAAFVARGLVLPDAVLLAKAYVFEGLRQASAVGKGPGPLARTGIPESLTAMASIYPLHESRSHRLPTKGFTRLGRNLGVYPVVADIDMLEALLEAGAKTIQLRIKGEIGPGSPAEADIIRAIELGRQYQARVFINDHWRLAISYGAFGVHLGQEDVDTVPLDAIAEAGMALGLSSHGLFEALLALELHPSYLALGHIFPTTTKEMPSKPQGLETLALLTKIVSTAVPTVAIGGIEAGNLPKVAATGVDNIAVVRAVTEASDPAAAFRALADAWENRNAR from the coding sequence ATGGCTACAATTCCCTTGGTAGAAAGAGAACTGTCTGCAAAAGAGCTGTCTGTAAGGCCCGTGGTCTGGACCATCGCCGGCTCCGACAGCGGCGGCGGCGCGGGTATTCAGGCCGACTTGCTGACATTGCATGACCTTGGCTGCCATGGCTGCAGCGTGATAACCGCCCTCACGGCGCAAAATTCGGTTGCGGTGACGGCGGTCGAGCCGGTAAGCGCGGCCATGCTTAACGCCCAGCTTGAGGCGTTGAAGGCAGATTTGTACCCAAGCGCGGTAAAGATTGGCCTTATCGGTAATCAGCAACAGCTTGAGTTTCTTGCCGATTGGCTTGGCGATAACTTGCCCGGCGTGCCTGTCATTCTGGATCCCGTGATGGTGGCTTCCTGCGGTGATGGTTTGCAGAGCCGGGAAGAGGCGCCGGAAACAGACGATGTCAAGGGTAAGCCGTGTCTTGATTTCAGTCCTTTTGTCGGAAAAATCAGCCTTATCACCCCCAACAAGGCGGAGCTGGCGCGTCTGACCGGCGAGTTGCTGGCAGACGATGATGCCCTGGTGATTGCCGCTGACAGACTGTGGCAACGCTTCGGCGGCAGCGTGCTTGCGAAGGGTGGCGATTGCCCCTGGCAGCAGCCGAGGGCGAAGGATCTCTTGCTGCTGGGAGATATCCCTACTATTTCGCCGCTGCACAGGCGTCAGGGATTTTGGCTCAGCGGTGAGCGGGTAGCGACTGCGCACAATCACGGCAGCGGCTGTACACTCTCAAGTGCGATTGCCGCCTTTGTCGCCAGGGGGCTGGTGCTGCCCGATGCGGTGCTGCTGGCCAAAGCCTATGTATTTGAGGGGCTAAGGCAGGCAAGCGCTGTAGGTAAAGGCCCCGGGCCATTGGCCCGTACCGGCATCCCTGAGTCCCTTACTGCGATGGCATCGATTTATCCCTTGCATGAGAGTCGCAGTCACAGGTTGCCAACCAAGGGGTTTACCCGCCTTGGGCGTAATTTGGGCGTTTATCCCGTGGTGGCCGATATCGACATGCTTGAAGCACTGCTTGAGGCCGGCGCCAAAACCATTCAGCTTCGCATTAAGGGCGAGATTGGCCCGGGCAGCCCAGCTGAAGCGGACATCATCAGAGCCATTGAGCTTGGCAGGCAGTATCAGGCGCGCGTCTTTATCAACGATCACTGGCGCCTTGCCATCAGCTATGGCGCTTTTGGGGTGCATCTGGGACAGGAGGATGTGGATACAGTGCCGCTGGATGCTATAGCAGAGGCCGGCATGGCCCTCGGGCTGTCAAGTCACGGACTGTTTGAGGCTTTGCTGGCGCTTGAGCTTCACCCCAGTTACCTCGCCCTTGGGCATATCTTTCCTACTACCACCAAGGAAATGCCGTCCAAACCACAGGGGCTTGAGACCCTGGCACTGCTGACGAAGATTGTCAGCACAGCTGTGCCAACGGTGGCCATTGGCGGCATAGAGGCGGGCAATTTACCCAAGGTCGCCGCAACCGGCGTGGATAACATCGCCGTGGTGCGTGCTGTGACCGAAGCAAGCGATCCAGCGGCTGCCTTTCGCGCACTCGCTGATGCCTGGGAGAACCGCAATGCTCGCTGA
- a CDS encoding error-prone DNA polymerase: MYAELHAISNYSFLRGASHPQELVAEAARLGYSAIAITDECSVAGVVKAHMAAVDAGISLIVGSEFRLPEGIFVLLATSRAGYGALCRLISRGRRRAPKGEYRINLDDLLSPLPDCVLLWRPPMPQNPGTDIAATERQWFGTQKRLAKQLTPWQGRRYLLAEQCLEAAGSLWQRYLMRLSSLCDIPCVAAGDVRMHSAARQPLLDVLTCIRLGLRLDEAEGHLCQNAEHYLRPLASIRRRYPQDWIANTQKIASQCRFSMDELRYEYPAELVPPGLSASEYLAREVAKGARRRYGIAVPAAVKRQYLAELKLIHELEYEYFFLTIYDIVRFARRKRILHQGRGSAANSVVCFCLGITEVDPTRVNMLFERFISKERHEPPDIDVDFEHERREEVIQYIYRKYGRHRAALAASVITYRLKSAMGEVGKVLGLDRELVARLIQGIDRRDPSHPWREQLAAQLPGADMYGDLVQSLLGFPRHLSQHVGGFVISAGPLSELVPVENAAMEDRTVIQWDKDDLEALGLLKVDVLALGMLTAIRKCFALISRHQQPFGMRSIKAEDPNVYRMLCRGDSMGVFQVESRAQTSMLPRLRPACYYDLVIQIAIVRPGPIQGDMVHPFLRRRKGLEAVTYPSEAVKAVLERTMGVPIFQEQVIKLAMVAAGFSGGEADALRRAMASWKHTGKLWPFEQKLLDGMAARGYSEDFARQIFRQIQGFGEYGFPESHSASFALLAYVSAYLKFYHPAAFCCALLNSQPMGFYSPSQLLQDVRRHGVEVFDVCINHSQWDSDLVKTATGFAIRLGFRQVKGLKEGAMQRLVAVRPAAGFAHLSEVSILLDRHALEQLAAADAFRLLSGHRFQSRWQLSARQASLPLFDELPEPLQPGGSEPRLDAPSGVQCLKADYRSKGLSLGQHPMALLRTAGLLGKFLTAKALENTRHGQLVTVAGVVTGRQRPGTASGVTFITLEDETGNTNLIVWMGTARAQRKPYLTSTILKVSGTVEHADGVTHVVAGRLEDISHLLDSLKVTSRDFH; this comes from the coding sequence CTCACATGGCCGCGGTGGATGCCGGGATTTCCCTGATTGTGGGCAGTGAGTTCAGGCTGCCGGAAGGCATCTTTGTGCTGCTGGCCACGAGCCGGGCAGGTTACGGCGCCCTGTGCCGCTTGATAAGTCGCGGCCGGCGACGTGCGCCCAAGGGGGAATATCGCATCAATCTGGATGACCTGTTATCGCCGCTGCCTGACTGTGTGCTCCTGTGGCGCCCACCTATGCCCCAAAACCCGGGGACTGATATTGCCGCGACCGAGCGGCAGTGGTTTGGTACTCAAAAGCGCCTGGCAAAGCAACTTACGCCCTGGCAGGGTCGGCGCTACTTACTGGCAGAACAGTGTCTTGAGGCCGCAGGCAGCCTGTGGCAGCGCTATTTGATGCGCCTCTCCAGTTTGTGCGACATTCCCTGCGTGGCGGCGGGCGATGTACGCATGCACAGCGCGGCGCGCCAGCCACTTCTTGATGTGCTTACCTGCATTCGCTTAGGCCTCAGGCTGGATGAGGCCGAAGGGCACTTGTGCCAGAACGCTGAGCATTACTTGCGGCCCCTTGCCAGTATCCGTCGCCGTTACCCACAGGACTGGATTGCCAACACGCAGAAGATTGCCAGCCAGTGCCGGTTTTCGATGGATGAGCTCAGGTATGAGTACCCGGCAGAGCTGGTGCCCCCCGGTTTAAGCGCCAGTGAATACCTTGCCCGGGAGGTGGCCAAAGGTGCCAGGCGCCGCTACGGCATAGCGGTGCCGGCGGCGGTGAAACGCCAGTATCTGGCCGAGCTTAAGCTTATCCATGAGCTTGAGTACGAATACTTTTTCCTCACCATTTATGACATTGTCCGCTTTGCCAGACGCAAGCGGATTTTGCATCAGGGCCGCGGCTCGGCAGCCAATTCGGTGGTGTGTTTTTGCCTTGGGATCACCGAAGTGGATCCCACCCGGGTCAACATGCTGTTTGAACGCTTTATTTCCAAAGAACGCCACGAGCCGCCGGATATCGACGTGGACTTTGAGCATGAGCGCCGTGAAGAAGTGATTCAGTACATTTACCGCAAGTACGGCCGCCACCGGGCGGCGCTGGCGGCGAGTGTGATCACCTATCGGCTGAAAAGCGCCATGGGGGAGGTGGGCAAGGTGCTGGGACTGGACAGAGAGCTGGTGGCGAGGCTGATTCAGGGCATCGACAGGCGCGACCCGAGCCACCCCTGGCGCGAGCAATTGGCTGCGCAGTTGCCCGGCGCCGATATGTATGGCGACCTTGTGCAGTCCTTGCTTGGGTTTCCGCGTCATTTATCCCAACATGTGGGCGGATTTGTGATTTCCGCCGGACCGCTCTCTGAGTTGGTGCCGGTGGAAAATGCCGCCATGGAAGACAGAACTGTGATCCAGTGGGATAAGGACGATCTGGAGGCGCTGGGGCTACTGAAAGTAGACGTGCTGGCGCTGGGGATGCTGACTGCCATTCGCAAGTGCTTCGCGCTTATCAGCCGTCATCAGCAGCCCTTTGGCATGCGGTCAATCAAAGCCGAAGATCCCAATGTCTATCGTATGCTTTGCCGCGGCGACAGCATGGGGGTGTTTCAGGTGGAGTCCCGGGCGCAAACGTCCATGCTGCCAAGGCTCAGGCCCGCATGTTATTACGATCTGGTTATCCAAATTGCGATTGTGCGCCCGGGACCGATTCAGGGCGACATGGTGCATCCGTTCCTGAGGCGCCGCAAAGGGCTGGAAGCGGTGACTTACCCCAGCGAGGCAGTCAAAGCCGTACTTGAGCGCACCATGGGGGTGCCGATTTTTCAGGAGCAGGTGATCAAGCTTGCCATGGTGGCAGCCGGGTTCAGTGGCGGTGAGGCGGATGCGCTGCGCCGGGCCATGGCCAGCTGGAAACACACCGGCAAGCTGTGGCCCTTCGAGCAAAAGCTGCTGGATGGCATGGCCGCGCGGGGCTACAGCGAAGACTTTGCCCGGCAGATCTTTCGCCAAATTCAGGGCTTTGGTGAGTATGGCTTTCCAGAATCCCACTCGGCAAGCTTTGCGCTTTTAGCCTATGTCTCTGCTTATCTTAAGTTTTACCACCCGGCGGCCTTTTGCTGCGCGCTGCTGAACAGCCAGCCGATGGGGTTTTACAGCCCATCGCAGCTCTTGCAGGACGTGCGCCGCCATGGGGTAGAGGTGTTTGATGTGTGTATCAACCACAGCCAGTGGGACAGCGACCTGGTGAAAACCGCCACCGGCTTTGCCATACGGCTCGGATTCAGGCAGGTAAAAGGCCTGAAAGAAGGCGCCATGCAACGGCTGGTTGCCGTTCGCCCTGCTGCCGGTTTCGCGCACTTGAGTGAAGTCAGCATCTTGCTCGACAGGCACGCACTGGAACAGCTTGCCGCTGCGGATGCCTTCAGGCTACTCAGTGGCCACCGATTTCAAAGCCGTTGGCAACTCTCGGCCCGCCAGGCAAGCCTGCCGCTGTTTGATGAGTTGCCGGAGCCGCTGCAACCGGGCGGCTCAGAGCCTAGGCTGGATGCCCCCAGTGGGGTGCAGTGTCTCAAGGCGGATTATCGCAGCAAGGGCTTAAGCCTGGGGCAACATCCGATGGCATTGCTGCGAACCGCTGGGCTACTTGGAAAATTTTTGACAGCAAAAGCACTTGAAAACACCCGTCATGGGCAGCTGGTGACTGTTGCCGGTGTGGTTACCGGCAGGCAACGACCCGGCACTGCATCAGGCGTAACCTTTATTACCCTGGAAGATGAGACAGGTAACACCAACCTGATTGTGTGGATGGGCACAGCAAGAGCGCAGCGAAAGCCGTATTTGACATCAACTATTTTGAAAGTAAGCGGCACCGTGGAACATGCCGATGGGGTGACCCATGTGGTGGCCGGCCGGCTTGAGGATATCTCGCATTTGCTCGATAGCCTCAAGGTGACTTCGCGGGATTTTCACTAG
- a CDS encoding HesA/MoeB/ThiF family protein, whose product MLADKDFIRYSRQILLPECGEDGQLRLRRAHVAIVGVGGLGCQAAMLLAAAGVGHLSLFDADSVELSNLPRQMLFCDADLGKAKAGVAAARLQAREPGLRVSVCGELNCETLTELDNADLVLDCTDNFAARHLISAYCAKHGKALISGAIAGFDGLLFVQRPGEGGCYQCLFPPGTTSAQNCASVGVMGPAVAIVASMQAQLCLNELLQFPCEAGRLQRFDFRHFRWHEARVPADPLCPVCGKDKERKAC is encoded by the coding sequence ATGCTCGCTGATAAAGACTTTATCCGCTACTCGCGGCAAATTTTGCTGCCGGAATGCGGCGAAGACGGGCAGCTCAGACTAAGGCGCGCCCATGTGGCCATAGTGGGTGTGGGTGGCCTTGGCTGTCAGGCCGCTATGTTGCTTGCAGCGGCAGGAGTGGGCCACTTGTCACTGTTCGATGCCGATAGCGTGGAGCTTTCCAATCTGCCGCGCCAGATGCTTTTTTGCGACGCGGATTTGGGCAAAGCCAAAGCCGGGGTGGCGGCCGCGCGCTTACAGGCCCGAGAGCCCGGCTTAAGGGTATCTGTGTGTGGCGAGCTTAACTGCGAGACGTTAACTGAGCTCGATAACGCCGACCTGGTGCTCGATTGCACCGATAACTTTGCGGCGCGCCATCTCATTTCCGCGTACTGCGCAAAGCATGGCAAGGCGCTTATCAGCGGCGCCATTGCCGGTTTCGACGGGCTTTTGTTTGTGCAAAGGCCCGGCGAGGGCGGCTGCTATCAGTGTCTGTTCCCCCCCGGCACCACATCGGCGCAAAACTGCGCTTCTGTTGGGGTGATGGGGCCCGCGGTGGCTATTGTCGCCTCGATGCAGGCGCAACTTTGTTTGAATGAACTACTTCAATTTCCCTGCGAGGCTGGACGCCTGCAGCGATTCGATTTCAGGCATTTTCGCTGGCATGAAGCCAGGGTGCCTGCCGATCCCCTTTGCCCGGTTTGTGGTAAGGACAAGGAGCGCAAGGCATGCTGA
- the thiC gene encoding phosphomethylpyrimidine synthase ThiC encodes MSNRRETRKAAQDFIDNLKPLRRPNSEKIFIEGSRPDIQVGMRQIHQTDTRIVNSRGEETFEANPPIKVYDCAGPYSDPEAHINVRQGLPKLREGWILSRCDTEELNSASSNFTQQRLADEGLDHLRFDVLPKPRRAKAGKRVTQLHYARQGIITPEMEYIAIRENMARDEVTDEQLNRKKPGQAFGALVGKPITPEFVRDEVARGRAIIPANINHPEAEPMIIGRNFLVKVNANIGNSAVTSSIEEEVEKLVWSTRWGADTVMDLSTGRYIHETREWIVRNSPVPIGTVPIYQALEKVNGIAENLNWEVFRDTLIEQAEQGVDYFTIHAGVLLRYVPMTAKRVIGIVSRGGSIMAKWCLSHHQENFLYTHFRDICELCAAYDVSLSLGDGMRPGSIADANDEAQFAELETLGELVKIAWEYDVQTIIEGPGHIPMQLIKENMEKQLEHCAEAPFYTLGPQTTDIAPGYDHFTSGIGAAMIAWYGCAMLCYVTPKEHLGLPNKEDVKQGLIAYKIAAHAADVAKGHPGAQIRDNALSKARFEFRWEDQYNLGLDPDTARAYHDETLPQESAKVAHFCSMCGPKFCSMKITQDVRDYAASLESAASLENAASIDVDSVQMVEVGTAESYAKAGMDKMSATFKETGSALYSEAHVDAARKAGQELV; translated from the coding sequence ATGTCAAACCGCCGCGAAACCCGTAAAGCCGCCCAGGACTTTATCGATAACTTAAAGCCGCTGCGCCGCCCCAATTCCGAAAAGATTTTCATTGAAGGCTCCAGGCCTGATATCCAGGTGGGCATGCGCCAAATCCATCAAACCGATACCCGCATAGTGAATAGCCGCGGCGAAGAAACCTTCGAGGCTAATCCGCCCATCAAGGTGTATGACTGCGCCGGACCTTACTCAGATCCCGAAGCTCACATCAATGTGCGTCAGGGGCTGCCAAAGCTGCGTGAAGGCTGGATTTTATCGCGCTGCGATACCGAGGAGCTTAACAGCGCCTCATCCAATTTTACCCAGCAGCGTCTCGCCGATGAGGGGCTGGATCACCTGCGATTTGACGTGCTTCCAAAGCCGCGCCGCGCCAAAGCTGGCAAGCGGGTCACCCAGCTGCACTATGCCCGTCAGGGGATCATTACGCCGGAGATGGAATACATCGCCATTCGCGAAAACATGGCCCGGGATGAAGTTACCGACGAGCAGCTTAACCGTAAAAAGCCAGGCCAGGCCTTCGGCGCCTTGGTTGGCAAGCCCATCACCCCTGAGTTTGTCCGTGACGAAGTGGCACGAGGCCGCGCCATTATTCCGGCAAACATCAACCACCCGGAAGCCGAGCCGATGATTATCGGCCGCAACTTTCTGGTGAAGGTGAACGCCAATATCGGCAACTCGGCGGTCACCTCGTCCATTGAGGAAGAAGTGGAAAAACTGGTGTGGTCTACCCGTTGGGGCGCAGATACCGTGATGGACTTGTCCACCGGCCGATATATTCACGAGACCCGCGAGTGGATAGTGCGCAACTCGCCGGTGCCCATCGGCACTGTGCCCATCTATCAGGCGCTGGAGAAGGTAAACGGCATCGCCGAAAATCTTAACTGGGAAGTGTTTCGCGACACCCTGATTGAGCAGGCCGAGCAGGGGGTGGATTACTTCACCATCCATGCGGGCGTGCTGCTGCGCTACGTGCCCATGACCGCCAAGCGGGTCATCGGCATTGTGTCCCGCGGCGGCTCCATCATGGCCAAGTGGTGCTTAAGCCACCATCAGGAAAACTTCCTCTACACTCATTTTCGCGATATTTGCGAGCTTTGCGCCGCCTATGATGTGTCGCTGTCACTCGGCGATGGCATGCGTCCGGGCTCCATTGCCGATGCCAATGACGAAGCCCAGTTTGCTGAGCTCGAAACCCTGGGTGAGCTTGTGAAAATCGCCTGGGAATACGATGTGCAGACCATCATCGAAGGCCCGGGCCATATCCCCATGCAGCTCATTAAAGAAAACATGGAGAAGCAGCTTGAGCATTGCGCCGAGGCGCCGTTCTATACCCTCGGCCCCCAAACCACCGACATTGCCCCGGGTTACGATCACTTCACCTCCGGCATTGGCGCAGCCATGATTGCCTGGTATGGCTGCGCCATGCTTTGCTACGTTACGCCGAAAGAGCATTTGGGTCTTCCCAACAAGGAAGATGTAAAACAAGGGCTTATCGCTTACAAGATTGCCGCCCACGCAGCCGATGTGGCCAAGGGCCATCCCGGCGCGCAAATCCGCGACAATGCGCTTTCCAAGGCAAGATTCGAGTTTCGCTGGGAAGATCAGTACAACCTCGGGCTCGATCCCGATACCGCCCGTGCCTATCACGATGAAACCCTGCCGCAGGAGTCGGCCAAGGTGGCCCATTTCTGCTCCATGTGCGGCCCCAAGTTCTGCTCGATGAAAATAACCCAGGACGTGCGCGACTATGCGGCCAGCTTAGAGAGTGCGGCCAGCTTAGAGAATGCTGCCAGCATAGACGTTGACAGTGTGCAGATGGTTGAAGTCGGCACGGCAGAAAGCTACGCCAAGGCGGGTATGGATAAGATGTCGGCCACCTTCAAAGAAACCGGCAGCGCGCTTTACAGCGAGGCCCACGTCGATGCTGCGCGAAAGGCCGGCCAGGAACTGGTGTAA